In Erythrobacter sp. SG61-1L, the genomic window GCTACCGGCTTGGGCGGAGTGGGCTTGGCCTTCTCCGCATCGCGGCCCGCAGCAGCCGTCAACGAGCGCAGCACATCGGGGACGGTTGCGGGCTGTCCTTCCTCCCCGGCCTCCCTCGCTTCCTTCAACCGCCGCGCTTCATCCATCACGGCGGCGCGCGAGCCATCGCCTTTCAGCAGCGGTTTGAGCTGGCCGACATGCGAAATCTTCAATTCAAAGGGATCGGGAAAAGCGGCGATCAGGTCGGGATGAAAGCGCGCCAGATCGAGATAGCGACTCAGCCAGGACTCCGACTGGTTTATGCGCCTCGCCATTTCCTTCTGACTACCATCATAATAGAGATCGAGCGCCTTCAGATAATCACGCGCGCGTTCGAGATCACTCAGATCCTCGCGCGCCCGGTTTTCAATGTCGGAAAGGCGAAAAGCCTGTTCATCCGTAAGACTGCGAATTTCGACGAGATAGCGAAATTCAGGATAATTATGCGCGCGCAGCCATGTCACGCTCCAATGGCGGCGCGCACCACTGATAACCTCAAAATCATAGTCGGGATCATCGGCAACGCGGCGCACGATCGCAGGAAATTCCTGCTTACCCTGCGCGATCATCGGTTCGATCACATCGGCGCAGCGTTCATAGGTGAGCGCCGTGTAATCGCGGTTATGATGCTCCCAAATCCGGCATCGCGCGGGGTCCACCAGCTCTTGCGGATTGTTGACCACCGCGCCCGACGCCAGATCGGACAGCCTGTTGGCGCGATTGCCTAAAACGCCCTTCCCCAAGCGTGAATTGCGCTCCGCAGGGCGATCAGGAGAGGGAGTCTTGACCTCAACCGCACTCGCCAGATTGTCGAGAAAACTCTTGTTATTTGAACTCACCGCCCGCTCCTTTGGCACAAATTGCAGGGCTGCAATTTGGTCCTCACAATGCCCGCATGGCACAAATTGCAGCCCTGCAATTTGGTCCGATCAGGCATGGCCTTCCTTCCTCAGTTTGGCCAAATGGCTTGGCCAGAGCCGCCGAATATCCAGCTCGATTTCGTTGCACACGCCATCGAGATACGTCAGGCAACGATCACGCACGTCCTTGCCGGTCATGGGCTTGTCGACTTCATAGACCGTCATCAGTCGCGCCGTGGCATTGTCGATTTCCGCCGAGTTTTTAAGCGGCGTCCGCAACATCGCATTGCCGTAGAGCTGGCGCATCAATTCGAGCAGGCCCTTTTGCATCGACTTGTTCTCGTCGACCTTCGACGCGACGAAGCGCAGAAATGCGAGATTGGGCGCAAGACCATGTTCCTTCAGATTCTCAATCGTTTCATCGAGCATCGCGAGAAATGCCGCAGTGGAGGAAAAATCCATCACCGTTGGCGGCACCGGCACGACAAGCGCATTGGCAGCGCGCAGCACCGACAGCGAGATTGCGCCCAGCGCCGGAGGCGGATCGAGGACCACCACGTCATAAAGATCGCTGACCGACGCGATTCCTTGCGCGAGGCGATCGAGCAGAACCCCCTCCCCTCGCGCCATACGCGCAGCAATCTCATATTCGGACTGAAACAGATGTAAATTCGCCGGGATCAGATCGAGTCCGTCGAAATGCGTCTTGAGGATCGCATATTCCAGCGTGTCGCGCTCGCCTTCGCGCAGGAAGGGATAGAGCGTTTGCGCTTCAGTCAAATCCAGATCGGGAACATAGCCGAACAGGGTCGTAACCGATGCCTGGCTATCGCAGTCGATCAGCAATACGCGATAGCCCTTGATCGCCAGATTTTGCGCCAGATGAACGCTGATCGTGGATTTCCCCACGCCGCCCTTGAAATTCTGAACGGCCAAAATCGCGCAAGGTTCGTCCGGTCGACGCCAGGGCCGCGTTCCGAACGTCCCGCGCATATCATTGAGCTGCGCGAGCGTATATCCGACGCGCCGGTTGTTCTTGCCGCGAGGCGGCGGCACCAAGCGGCCGTCATTCTCTGCATCGCGGATCGCCGCTGGCGTCCTTCCAACCAGCTCGGCGGCCTTGCCAATGGGAAAAGTCGGCTCGCGCCTCTCACCCGCGCGGGCCGATTGTGCGTCGCTCCGCAGCCGTTCAAGAACCGACGACGACCGGGCCGCCAGATCGGCAACGCTTAGTGTCTGTTCTTCGAGAACATTGTCGATTGCAGATGCCATTGGCGCTCCCTTTGTGAAATCTAAAGGGACAATGGCCAACTTTCGCTTTTTGGTCAACAATGGGCTGATAATCGAAAGTGCGGCGTAGCCCCCGCCACTTTCGAAAGGTAACGCACAGCTAGGGGTGGTTTTGCCCCTCCTCCCTCACTCTGCCCTCTCCTAACCTGTCGTCTTGGGGGCACATCCATCCCTTGCCGGTGCAAATTGCAGCCCTGCAATTTACACCCACCGGATGCCATGAAGGCACAAATTGCAGGGCTGCAATTTGTGCCTAAGAGGGTCGCCCACGACGGGCGGAATACGACTCACACCAGCCTTTCCATGATTTTTCGAGCGCCCGTCCGCTAATGCGGTGTAGCCGCTCGCCCATATTGTCCCGATAAGCTGTCGCGATCATGTCCACGTCCCAGCCACCACCGTAGGTCTTGCCAATGTCGTAGAACTCTTCGCTGCCGTATTTCAGGGAACCCGAAGGGAAGGAGGCGAATTTGGCGCGCGGCGTGCTGTCGGGCGCGGCGAGTTTTGCTGACAGTCCCGCGACCAGTTGCCCGATCGCATCCGGCGATACCAATTGATCGTCAGCGACCGTCATCGTTTCGACGGTCTTTTCGCGGCGCGCGACACGACCGCTCGAATGACGGGTCAGTTCGTCGACGGTTTCAATCTGTTCGGGCGGTGCCTTGGGCTTAA contains:
- a CDS encoding ParB/RepB/Spo0J family partition protein; protein product: MPKERAVSSNNKSFLDNLASAVEVKTPSPDRPAERNSRLGKGVLGNRANRLSDLASGAVVNNPQELVDPARCRIWEHHNRDYTALTYERCADVIEPMIAQGKQEFPAIVRRVADDPDYDFEVISGARRHWSVTWLRAHNYPEFRYLVEIRSLTDEQAFRLSDIENRAREDLSDLERARDYLKALDLYYDGSQKEMARRINQSESWLSRYLDLARFHPDLIAAFPDPFELKISHVGQLKPLLKGDGSRAAVMDEARRLKEAREAGEEGQPATVPDVLRSLTAAAGRDAEKAKPTPPKPVAPKKSGMDDFTVRNGSGAALFRVEGKDRKGKGLSLTLFLKGGGTREETEAALRELLDHHWPKGS
- a CDS encoding AAA family ATPase translates to MASAIDNVLEEQTLSVADLAARSSSVLERLRSDAQSARAGERREPTFPIGKAAELVGRTPAAIRDAENDGRLVPPPRGKNNRRVGYTLAQLNDMRGTFGTRPWRRPDEPCAILAVQNFKGGVGKSTISVHLAQNLAIKGYRVLLIDCDSQASVTTLFGYVPDLDLTEAQTLYPFLREGERDTLEYAILKTHFDGLDLIPANLHLFQSEYEIAARMARGEGVLLDRLAQGIASVSDLYDVVVLDPPPALGAISLSVLRAANALVVPVPPTVMDFSSTAAFLAMLDETIENLKEHGLAPNLAFLRFVASKVDENKSMQKGLLELMRQLYGNAMLRTPLKNSAEIDNATARLMTVYEVDKPMTGKDVRDRCLTYLDGVCNEIELDIRRLWPSHLAKLRKEGHA